One segment of Piscirickettsia litoralis DNA contains the following:
- a CDS encoding NADP-dependent oxidoreductase — protein sequence MKAWGFKEFGNTPFYCFDVPEPKLEEGKVIVKTISAGVNPTDWNTKIGIYPYDIFPFMSGWELCGEVIAEKGTQHNVGDIVYGLINFPEMAGCYAEKVSVNGVDVVPIPNNIPAKKAGALPLVGLSVIQAFDKISAARGKSILITGASGGVGHMAVQHAKNYGLHVIAVASSKNEDFVRGLGAGDFIAYDKEEIKLSGDVDILFDIYKEAFPFEAVKNGGQILTLQERKQQEFKNINYVYHVVNRNADDLLRLTKLIEVRKIIPHISSTFPFSEVEQAIRQVSHAHAKGKIIVDFNLQP from the coding sequence ATGAAAGCCTGGGGATTTAAAGAGTTTGGGAACACGCCTTTTTATTGTTTTGATGTACCTGAGCCTAAATTAGAAGAGGGAAAAGTAATAGTTAAGACTATTTCAGCAGGAGTTAACCCTACTGATTGGAACACAAAGATTGGAATTTATCCTTATGATATTTTTCCATTTATGTCTGGATGGGAGCTGTGTGGCGAGGTTATTGCGGAGAAAGGAACGCAGCATAATGTTGGCGATATTGTTTATGGGCTTATAAATTTTCCTGAAATGGCGGGCTGCTATGCTGAAAAGGTGTCAGTAAATGGTGTTGATGTTGTTCCAATACCTAATAATATTCCTGCAAAAAAGGCGGGAGCTTTACCATTGGTTGGACTATCAGTAATTCAAGCTTTTGATAAAATATCTGCAGCTCGTGGAAAATCAATATTGATCACTGGTGCATCTGGCGGTGTTGGTCATATGGCTGTGCAGCATGCAAAAAATTATGGCTTACATGTAATTGCTGTTGCATCGAGTAAGAATGAAGATTTTGTAAGAGGGTTGGGGGCGGGTGATTTTATTGCTTACGATAAAGAAGAGATTAAACTGTCTGGTGATGTTGATATATTGTTTGATATTTATAAGGAGGCCTTCCCATTTGAAGCGGTTAAAAATGGTGGGCAGATATTAACCCTCCAAGAGAGGAAGCAACAGGAGTTTAAAAATATCAACTATGTTTATCATGTTGTAAATCGTAATGCCGATGATTTACTTAGACTAACAAAGTTAATTGAAGTGAGGAAGATTATTCCACATATTTCAAGTACCTTCCCTTTTTCAGAGGTTGAGCAGGCTATTAGACAAGTTAGCCATGCTCATGCGAAAGGGAAGATTATTGTGGATTTTAATCTTCAACCTTAA
- a CDS encoding replication initiation protein, which translates to MQQIKERVLHTFVETLPAKPYCSFDIQKEGVKIWPKTGALKANYIQANAPTSVHWLIFDIDKPNSAFLYETLNLPAPNIISINKVNGHAHYFYNIHEVYTSKNAHSAPQEYLKAIEQAYVKKLGADKGYTGLIAKNPLSEEWLSLYPSEHKYTLGELAEYVELKRSFIAPTRKVREDEGRNIELFDQLRFWAYAEKKNHTSYDSFYSACLGKAKELNAEGYNSASGYLPVSEIKATVKSITKWIWKHYQGAGHTHKNKGVMDLSETQLTPTEKMQAGALYSAEIKRTKTLKKLQRAARSAKLGINLKLNLNQIDIANRSGMSHSTVKRYWQLLLNYIFKGFIRGLSDISAGGTAALGLFIGEIVRLLLDRRPQNMSLEKVDFSGFGCVDHETERV; encoded by the coding sequence GTGCAGCAAATAAAAGAGAGAGTTCTACACACTTTTGTTGAGACGTTGCCCGCTAAGCCTTATTGCTCTTTTGATATTCAAAAAGAAGGGGTGAAAATTTGGCCGAAAACGGGTGCGTTAAAAGCAAACTACATACAAGCGAATGCGCCTACGAGTGTGCATTGGTTAATTTTTGATATAGATAAGCCAAACTCAGCTTTTTTATACGAAACTCTTAACCTGCCCGCGCCGAACATCATCAGTATCAACAAGGTAAATGGTCACGCACATTATTTTTATAACATCCATGAAGTCTATACGAGTAAAAATGCTCATTCAGCGCCTCAAGAGTATTTAAAAGCGATTGAGCAAGCTTATGTTAAAAAACTAGGCGCAGACAAAGGATATACAGGGCTAATTGCCAAGAATCCGCTTTCTGAAGAATGGTTGAGTCTTTATCCTTCTGAACATAAATATACCTTGGGGGAGCTTGCTGAATATGTGGAGCTAAAGCGTAGCTTTATAGCCCCCACTCGAAAAGTTCGAGAAGATGAAGGCCGCAATATAGAGCTGTTTGATCAGTTGCGCTTTTGGGCGTATGCAGAAAAGAAAAACCACACCTCTTATGACTCGTTTTATTCGGCCTGTTTGGGTAAAGCCAAAGAGCTGAACGCTGAAGGTTATAACAGTGCATCGGGTTACTTACCAGTGAGCGAAATTAAAGCTACTGTGAAAAGTATCACCAAGTGGATCTGGAAGCACTACCAAGGAGCGGGACACACTCACAAAAATAAAGGGGTGATGGATTTAAGTGAAACTCAGCTGACACCCACTGAAAAAATGCAGGCAGGGGCTTTATACAGCGCAGAGATAAAGCGGACTAAAACTCTTAAGAAACTACAACGAGCCGCTAGAAGTGCAAAGCTAGGTATCAACTTAAAACTTAACCTTAATCAAATCGATATTGCTAATCGCTCGGGAATGTCTCACAGCACAGTCAAACGCTACTGGCAGTTGCTCCTCAATTATATTTTTAAGGGGTTCATTAGGGGGTTATCAGATATAAGCGCCGGTGGTACGGCGGCACTGGGTTTGTTTATTGGTGAAATTGTTAGGCTGCTTTTGGATCGTCGTCCTCAAAATATGAGCTTAGAGAAGGTTGATTTTAGTGGATTTGGATGTGTGGATCATGAGACTGAGCGGGTGTGA
- a CDS encoding SANT/Myb-like DNA-binding domain-containing protein, with translation MNRSQWTQEEEQLMREYYPVKSVKEMQSLLPGRTKDQIYSKAKRMLLAGADGAEMAGKGATEIDLTPEAVNTFLKTFNVVGLKLIVKSTPQAIAG, from the coding sequence ATGAATAGAAGCCAGTGGACCCAAGAAGAAGAGCAGCTGATGCGAGAATATTACCCAGTTAAGAGTGTTAAAGAAATGCAATCGTTGCTGCCGGGGCGAACTAAAGATCAAATCTATAGCAAAGCTAAGCGCATGCTTCTCGCTGGTGCTGATGGTGCCGAGATGGCTGGAAAAGGGGCGACCGAAATTGACCTAACCCCTGAAGCGGTTAACACGTTTTTGAAGACGTTTAATGTGGTGGGATTGAAGCTCATTGTTAAGTCGACTCCTCAAGCGATCGCAGGATAA
- a CDS encoding VUT family protein, whose protein sequence is MQASIRIAEPQNKKVTPRLYAIPVAFLVSIVITGNLIGHYIVHPVSFITISAGLYCAPLAYITQTMISDVYGVKYGRLAIILALGCTTMVFGVKELTIHILGLPNDNMLTGAVLLAAIVSFFVAEYIAGTAVQLLKMHRWRRSLRTLTALLITSVIDSFLFIGIAFWSILPIHELSQMMLDQLIIKVMLEIALLPLIRYISEALIRVEKMDRLDELRFLNPFSFNLYYGEEHNVYEHPESELKIKRQNNKKTLIKVED, encoded by the coding sequence ATGCAAGCAAGCATTAGAATCGCTGAACCTCAAAATAAAAAAGTTACCCCAAGGTTATATGCGATACCAGTAGCTTTCTTAGTATCGATTGTGATCACAGGAAACTTAATTGGTCACTACATTGTTCACCCAGTATCGTTTATCACAATTTCAGCGGGATTATACTGCGCCCCACTCGCCTACATTACTCAAACAATGATCTCCGATGTATATGGAGTAAAATATGGGCGCTTGGCTATCATTTTAGCTCTAGGGTGCACAACAATGGTTTTTGGTGTAAAAGAGCTTACAATTCATATTCTTGGTCTACCTAATGATAATATGTTAACTGGCGCTGTTCTTTTAGCTGCAATCGTTAGTTTTTTTGTGGCTGAATATATTGCAGGAACTGCTGTTCAATTATTAAAAATGCATAGATGGCGCAGAAGTTTGCGGACACTAACTGCATTGCTAATTACATCTGTAATAGATAGTTTCTTATTTATCGGCATCGCATTTTGGTCTATTTTACCAATACATGAATTAAGTCAAATGATGCTAGATCAATTAATAATAAAAGTCATGCTTGAAATTGCGCTCCTGCCATTAATCAGATATATATCAGAAGCACTTATTAGGGTAGAAAAAATGGATAGATTAGATGAACTCAGATTCCTTAATCCGTTCTCATTTAACTTATATTACGGCGAAGAACATAATGTCTATGAGCACCCCGAATCTGAATTAAAAATAAAAAGACAAAACAATAAAAAAACTCTCATTAAGGTTGAAGATTAA
- a CDS encoding PDDEXK family nuclease, translated as MAKESAGERLLRVQCELEGLLVEQEYRFHPKRRWRFDFAMPEYKLAVEVEGGTYSQGRHTRGKGFEADCEKYNAAAQLGWRVLRYTPQQVKKFIAIRQIKNILDEIEAEMIKQPNRKLTEEMCRYIARSYPLLTIEDISEALDVKRSDCIKKWGLYRLKYETNYEVYKGYAAGGRMEAFENLMQRRKQFIEQLKTGKKAPQPVEVTPAPIKPQALFLRHRSQREIEGKLHV; from the coding sequence ATGGCAAAAGAGTCTGCAGGTGAGCGATTGCTCAGGGTGCAATGTGAGCTTGAAGGTTTGTTAGTCGAGCAAGAGTACCGCTTTCATCCGAAAAGACGCTGGCGGTTTGATTTTGCAATGCCTGAATACAAGCTGGCTGTTGAAGTTGAAGGTGGCACGTATTCTCAAGGGCGGCATACTCGAGGTAAAGGCTTTGAAGCTGATTGTGAAAAGTATAACGCAGCGGCTCAGTTGGGTTGGCGAGTGCTTCGTTACACCCCGCAGCAAGTTAAAAAATTTATTGCTATCCGCCAAATTAAAAATATTTTGGATGAAATTGAGGCTGAGATGATTAAACAACCTAACCGGAAGTTAACGGAAGAGATGTGCCGTTATATTGCTAGAAGCTATCCCTTATTAACGATAGAAGATATTTCTGAGGCACTTGATGTAAAGCGCAGTGACTGCATCAAGAAGTGGGGACTGTATAGATTGAAATACGAGACAAACTATGAAGTTTATAAGGGGTATGCGGCAGGTGGAAGGATGGAAGCATTTGAGAATCTGATGCAGCGCCGAAAGCAATTTATAGAGCAATTAAAAACGGGTAAAAAAGCACCGCAACCTGTAGAAGTAACCCCGGCTCCAATAAAACCGCAAGCTTTGTTTTTAAGGCATCGTAGTCAACGAGAAATTGAAGGGAAGTTGCACGTATGA
- a CDS encoding replication initiation protein has translation MLPKERVLETFKSSLPKKPYCSYKLSEGLSIWPAELALKTNYIQPNSPMSIHWMVIDIDRPESALLYEKLNLPTPNIIVINKTNGHSHYYYKVDEVYTSKNASIKAQRYYEAVKKAYVKALDADPAYTGLIAKNPVSDQWLTLYLTAHEYQLGELASHVKLESLFIPKSRKIRDEDGRNVQLFDTLRFWAYANKKKLSIGRGFLCWLFGQSKRD, from the coding sequence ATGTTACCTAAAGAGAGAGTCTTAGAGACTTTTAAGAGTTCATTGCCTAAAAAGCCTTACTGCAGTTATAAGCTCAGTGAGGGGCTTTCGATATGGCCAGCCGAACTCGCATTAAAAACAAATTATATTCAGCCTAACTCACCGATGAGTATTCACTGGATGGTGATCGATATTGATCGGCCAGAGAGTGCACTCTTATATGAAAAGCTGAATTTGCCGACACCGAATATTATTGTCATAAACAAAACAAATGGACATAGCCACTATTACTATAAAGTTGATGAAGTTTATACAAGCAAGAATGCAAGCATTAAAGCACAACGCTACTATGAAGCGGTTAAAAAAGCGTATGTAAAAGCGCTTGATGCCGATCCCGCATATACAGGTTTGATCGCCAAAAACCCTGTGTCTGACCAATGGCTCACACTCTATTTAACAGCTCATGAATATCAACTCGGTGAGTTGGCCAGCCACGTAAAATTAGAAAGTCTATTCATTCCTAAATCTCGAAAAATTCGTGATGAGGATGGCCGGAATGTTCAGCTTTTTGATACCCTACGCTTTTGGGCATATGCAAATAAAAAAAAGCTATCGATCGGAAGAGGCTTTTTATGTTGGTTGTTTGGCCAAAGCAAAAGAGATTAA
- the tnpB gene encoding IS66 family insertion sequence element accessory protein TnpB — MFYKRLEKGCFKLPKLNDAYYLMNEAQLSLLLDGINWYEVKQKDKEKYSKLF; from the coding sequence TTGTTTTATAAACGCCTTGAAAAAGGCTGCTTTAAACTTCCTAAATTAAATGATGCATATTACCTGATGAATGAAGCTCAATTGAGTTTGCTTTTGGATGGGATTAATTGGTATGAGGTAAAGCAAAAAGATAAGGAAAAATACAGTAAATTATTTTAA
- a CDS encoding single-stranded DNA-binding protein, which translates to MRGVNKVIIVGRLGQDPDVRYMQTGDAVANLTVATSEQWKDQHGVNQESTEWHRVVLYKRLAEIAKEYLSKGSLVYVEGKLKTRKWKDKNGQDRYTTEVVGSNLQMLGAGGGDRTQSQLQHSPKLKPQAQTPGQQAFIAKQETQQQLDVPANFDELDDVPF; encoded by the coding sequence GTGCGTGGTGTGAATAAAGTGATTATCGTCGGGCGCTTAGGTCAGGACCCTGATGTTCGATATATGCAAACAGGTGACGCGGTTGCCAATTTGACTGTGGCGACATCAGAACAATGGAAAGATCAACACGGGGTAAATCAAGAAAGCACAGAATGGCACCGGGTTGTTTTATATAAGCGATTAGCCGAAATTGCTAAGGAATATTTGAGCAAAGGGTCGCTTGTGTATGTCGAAGGTAAGCTTAAAACTCGCAAGTGGAAAGACAAGAATGGACAAGATCGTTATACCACCGAAGTTGTTGGCAGTAACTTGCAGATGCTGGGCGCTGGGGGTGGAGATCGTACTCAATCACAGTTGCAGCACTCTCCAAAGTTAAAACCACAGGCGCAAACACCAGGCCAGCAGGCATTTATAGCGAAGCAAGAAACGCAACAGCAGCTTGATGTTCCTGCTAATTTTGACGAACTTGATGACGTTCCTTTTTAA
- a CDS encoding queuosine precursor transporter, protein MNESTKLYMPLSVLAVALLTATYCLAYKMTDFIGLKISTGIFIFPLIYSITDIVSQVYGSKKAKEMIYTVIPAALIFSTLVSWMSYFPGEQSEAYITVLGSLWQFNLGIMVGLFFGSRVNIFVVSNSRLANNPKVKFWLRTLIATGVGELVMTLASLSIEFVQHLSLHGILQQTVIIYTISLIYAVIMSFFITPITNFVKAVEIGSVKNFATLRGL, encoded by the coding sequence ATGAACGAATCAACTAAGCTTTATATGCCGCTTTCTGTACTTGCTGTGGCATTACTTACAGCAACCTATTGCTTAGCATACAAAATGACTGACTTTATCGGTTTAAAAATAAGTACAGGAATCTTTATTTTTCCTTTGATTTACTCTATCACTGATATTGTATCTCAGGTATATGGTTCCAAAAAAGCTAAAGAAATGATATATACTGTTATCCCTGCAGCCTTGATCTTTTCAACTTTAGTCTCATGGATGTCTTATTTTCCAGGGGAACAATCAGAAGCATACATTACTGTTTTAGGCAGCTTGTGGCAGTTTAATTTAGGCATAATGGTCGGATTATTTTTTGGTTCACGAGTTAACATTTTTGTTGTATCAAACAGTAGGTTAGCTAATAATCCTAAAGTTAAATTTTGGTTGAGAACACTTATCGCAACAGGGGTTGGAGAGCTTGTTATGACACTTGCTTCATTGTCTATTGAGTTCGTTCAACACCTTAGTTTGCATGGAATACTTCAGCAAACGGTTATAATCTATACAATTTCATTGATCTATGCAGTTATTATGTCGTTTTTTATCACGCCAATAACGAATTTTGTTAAAGCTGTTGAGATTGGAAGTGTGAAAAATTTTGCTACATTAAGAGGTTTATAA
- a CDS encoding PDDEXK family nuclease, with product MAKESAGERLLRVQCELEGLLVEQEYRFHPKRRWRFDFAMPVYKLAVEVEGGAYSQGRHTRGKGFEADCEKYNAAAELGWRVLRYTPQQVEKIYCYPPN from the coding sequence ATGGCAAAAGAGTCTGCAGGTGAGCGATTACTTAGGGTGCAATGTGAGCTTGAAGGTTTGTTAGTCGAGCAAGAATACCGCTTTCACCCTAAAAGACGTTGGCGGTTTGATTTTGCAATGCCTGTATACAAGCTGGCTGTTGAGGTTGAAGGCGGTGCGTACTCTCAGGGTCGTCATACGCGAGGTAAGGGCTTTGAGGCTGATTGCGAAAAATATAACGCTGCTGCCGAGCTTGGTTGGCGAGTGCTTCGTTACACCCCGCAGCAAGTTGAAAAAATTTATTGCTATCCGCCAAATTAA
- a CDS encoding class II aldolase/adducin family protein codes for MQNITEQRINLAALHRLIYKYGWSDLILTHISSRTSQEQYLMAPLGLPFNHVNASSLSLMLFGGLPANENSQPVNPAGSVLHEAIYRARSDIGCVIHTHTTSGVAVSMLEDGLKCADQMSLMFHKKISYHPFSGISVDMEEQKSIIANLGDAACLILENHGLIATGQTIEEAFWNYYYLEKACEIQLKLLPAQAQLIEIDQRIKQKTQQQHEEFNTKKSLIQGIPNNAQLAFNAAVMDLPDDYRA; via the coding sequence ATGCAAAACATAACGGAACAACGGATTAATTTAGCTGCACTGCATAGATTGATATATAAATACGGTTGGTCAGACCTAATTTTAACTCATATTTCATCTAGGACGAGTCAGGAGCAATACTTAATGGCACCGTTAGGACTGCCATTTAATCATGTGAATGCGTCATCGCTGTCATTGATGCTATTTGGAGGTTTGCCGGCCAATGAAAACAGTCAGCCGGTTAATCCTGCGGGTTCCGTGTTGCATGAGGCAATTTATCGAGCACGAAGTGATATTGGTTGTGTAATTCATACACATACAACAAGCGGTGTTGCTGTTTCTATGTTAGAAGATGGGTTAAAGTGTGCAGATCAAATGTCACTGATGTTTCATAAAAAAATTAGCTATCACCCATTTTCGGGGATTAGCGTAGATATGGAAGAGCAAAAGAGCATTATTGCCAACTTAGGGGACGCAGCCTGTTTGATTTTAGAAAACCATGGATTAATTGCCACTGGGCAGACTATCGAAGAAGCTTTTTGGAATTATTACTATCTAGAAAAAGCATGTGAAATTCAGTTAAAATTGTTGCCTGCTCAAGCGCAGTTAATAGAGATTGATCAAAGAATCAAGCAAAAAACTCAGCAGCAACACGAAGAATTCAACACAAAAAAATCATTAATACAAGGTATACCAAATAACGCACAGCTTGCTTTTAATGCAGCTGTCATGGATTTGCCTGATGACTACAGAGCATAA
- a CDS encoding transposase family protein, with amino-acid sequence MKRHRYGQRSEKLSADQLTPIEKMQAGALYSAEIKRAKTLKKLQRAARSAKLGINLKLNLNQIDIASRSGVSLSTVKRYWKGLLEFIFLGVIRGVSDISAGGTAALGLFIDEVIRLLLDRRSQNRGLGEADFSGFECVPHETEWV; translated from the coding sequence TTGAAACGTCATCGTTATGGACAGCGTTCTGAAAAATTAAGTGCTGACCAGCTCACACCTATTGAGAAAATGCAGGCAGGCGCTTTATACAGCGCAGAGATAAAGCGGGCTAAAACTCTTAAGAAACTACAACGTGCAGCTAGAAGTGCAAAGCTAGGCATCAACTTAAAACTTAACCTTAATCAAATCGATATTGCTAGTCGTTCAGGAGTGTCTTTGAGTACTGTAAAGCGTTATTGGAAGGGGCTTTTAGAGTTTATTTTCTTGGGTGTCATTAGGGGTGTATCAGATATAAGCGCCGGTGGTACGGCGGCACTGGGTTTGTTTATTGATGAGGTTATAAGGCTACTTCTAGATCGTCGTTCTCAAAATAGGGGGCTAGGGGAGGCTGATTTTAGTGGATTTGAATGTGTGCCGCATGAGACTGAGTGGGTGTGA
- a CDS encoding SANT/Myb-like DNA-binding domain-containing protein produces MNRSQWTQEEEQLMREYYPVKSVKEMQSLLPGRTKDQIYSKAKRMLLAGADGVEMAVKGTTEIDLTPEAVNTFLKTFNVVGLKLIVKSTPQAIAG; encoded by the coding sequence ATGAATAGAAGCCAGTGGACCCAAGAAGAAGAGCAGCTGATGCGAGAGTATTACCCAGTTAAGAGTGTTAAAGAAATGCAATCGCTGTTGCCGGGGCGAACTAAAGATCAAATCTATAGCAAAGCTAAGCGCATGCTTCTCGCTGGTGCTGATGGTGTCGAGATGGCTGTAAAAGGGACGACCGAAATTGACCTAACCCCCGAGGCGGTTAACACGTTTTTGAAGACGTTTAATGTGGTGGGATTGAAGCTCATTGTTAAGTCGACTCCTCAAGCGATCGCAGGATAA
- a CDS encoding MerR family transcriptional regulator, which produces MLTVTQLARKYGLSRAAILYYEREGLLQPSHRSDNGYRWYGYEEIERLEAIISYRSYGLSVTNIKDLLDRKTGMSQAQILKDHFNELEKEINLLRKQQKAIVALLQEPKLIEANMVTKERWVEIMKAAGFDEAAMRTWHQKFEEMEPDEHQNFLESLGINSEEIKRIRNL; this is translated from the coding sequence ATGTTAACAGTAACCCAACTTGCTAGGAAATATGGTCTCTCTAGAGCGGCCATACTGTATTATGAACGTGAAGGCTTATTACAGCCCTCACATCGCTCAGATAATGGGTATCGATGGTATGGTTATGAGGAAATAGAGCGACTGGAAGCAATCATCTCGTACCGTTCATATGGCTTGTCTGTTACTAACATAAAGGATTTGCTAGATCGCAAAACTGGGATGTCTCAGGCTCAAATATTGAAAGATCATTTCAATGAGCTGGAAAAAGAGATCAACCTCCTCAGAAAACAGCAGAAAGCAATTGTTGCATTACTGCAAGAGCCAAAACTAATAGAGGCAAATATGGTAACTAAAGAAAGATGGGTAGAAATAATGAAGGCTGCAGGATTTGATGAGGCAGCTATGCGTACATGGCACCAAAAATTTGAGGAGATGGAGCCGGACGAACATCAAAATTTTCTTGAGTCTTTGGGAATTAACTCTGAAGAAATAAAACGCATCAGAAACTTGTAA
- a CDS encoding helix-turn-helix transcriptional regulator: MNNDNYANSVSYLINKLCTTDNQPSSLTQNSLSKLLGVRQAAINNIAAGSVNNPSSDLVKNLAESLNIPASLILGLEKIPEDQIIEYLPKFSKSVQTSWQSGVFEAGTQINVERRACKDSDLLLVRDDSKTDPYIVKYSQLPERSIYLFPIKNNSKPIRYNFDDNPRILGVVRDLYILTESDLAIDAPKSTQYNRKRKFFKIFFTLLDKLDAIASDSNTIDGIVYKDGMIYIRTSEGVHAQEQPLKEYMLSGAWRALTLESKVSILKEAASKLSPSLIIHPTPPD; this comes from the coding sequence ATGAATAATGATAACTATGCAAATAGCGTTAGCTATTTAATCAATAAATTATGTACAACAGATAATCAGCCTTCTTCGTTAACTCAAAATAGCTTGTCAAAACTGTTAGGAGTTAGGCAAGCAGCAATCAATAATATCGCTGCTGGCTCTGTTAACAACCCATCCTCAGACCTTGTTAAAAATTTAGCTGAAAGCCTGAATATTCCTGCATCATTGATTTTAGGTTTGGAGAAAATACCAGAAGATCAAATTATTGAATATTTACCTAAGTTCAGCAAGAGCGTTCAAACTTCATGGCAATCAGGTGTTTTTGAGGCTGGAACTCAAATCAATGTCGAACGCAGAGCCTGCAAAGATTCAGACCTTTTACTCGTAAGAGACGATAGTAAAACTGACCCTTATATCGTTAAGTATTCACAACTTCCAGAAAGATCAATATATCTATTTCCAATTAAAAACAATAGTAAGCCTATTCGTTATAATTTCGATGATAACCCACGCATACTCGGTGTAGTACGTGATCTATATATATTAACAGAATCCGACCTAGCCATTGATGCACCAAAATCCACTCAATACAATCGCAAACGAAAATTTTTTAAAATTTTCTTTACCCTGCTTGATAAATTAGATGCTATCGCCAGCGATAGCAACACGATTGATGGTATTGTTTATAAAGACGGAATGATATATATTCGCACCAGCGAGGGCGTACACGCTCAAGAACAGCCATTGAAAGAATATATGTTAAGCGGAGCATGGCGAGCATTAACGTTAGAAAGTAAGGTCTCAATATTGAAAGAAGCAGCATCTAAACTTTCTCCTAGTTTAATTATTCATCCAACCCCACCAGATTAA